In Procambarus clarkii isolate CNS0578487 chromosome 13, FALCON_Pclarkii_2.0, whole genome shotgun sequence, the following are encoded in one genomic region:
- the Dus4 gene encoding tRNA-dihydrouridine(20a/20b) synthase [NAD(P)+]-like, with the protein MGEGEGAASQYMKPLELFKHKELVTICAPMVRYSKLAFRSLVRKYGCDLCFTPMIISDCFLQSIRARHSDFTTCKEDRPLIVQFAASKGEDWAGATRLVAPYCDGVDLNCGCPQRWAMAEGYGACLIHKPELVADMIRQTRNMVTDPDFTVSIKIRLHKDYKQTVNFARQMEAAGASFITVHGRTQDQRGDPVCLEAIADIKSVLQIPVVANGDVRSMDDAHRIQKITGVNGVMAARGMLENPAMYAGYTTTPLECVKDWVNVALETGTQFTCFHQHLIYMMDKSLTRADRRYFNVLGSTSGVLTYLTEKYMIEFSCSFHVNLLQ; encoded by the exons ATGGGTGAAGGCGAAGGAGCCGCCTCGCAGTACATGAAGCCCCTGGAGCTCTTCAAGCACAAGGAACTAGTGACAATATGTGCTCCCATGGTTCGGTATTCCAA ATTGGCATTTAGATCTCTTGTAAGAAAGTATGGATGTGACCTGTGTTTTACACCCATGATCATCAGTGACTGCTTTCTGCAGTCAATACGAGCCAGACACAGTGACTTCACAACATGTAAAG AGGACCGACCATTAATTGTGCAGTTTGCTGCAAGCAAAGGTGAAGACTGGGCTGGTGCAACAAGATTAGTTGCTCC ctactgtgatggtgttgaccTAAACTGTGGGTGTCCACAGCGCTGGGCAATGGCTGAAGGTTATGGAGCCTGCCTCATCCACAAGCCAGAATTGGTGGCAGACATGATCCGTCAGACTCGCAACATGGTCACTGACCCAGACTTCACTGTATCCATCAAAATCAGACTACACAAGGATTATAA ACAAACAGTAAACTTTGCCAGACAAATGGAGGCTGCTGGAGCTTCATTCATCACTGTTCATGGGCGTACACAAGACCAACGCGGAGATCCAGTATGTTTGGAAGCAATTGCAGATATCAAAAGTGTGCTCCAGATTCCAGTAGTTGCTAATGGTGATGTCCGATCAATGGATGATGCTCACCGGATACAGAAGATCACGGGTGTTAATG GTGTAATGGCAGCACGAGGAATGCTAGAAAACCCCGCTATGTATGCAGGTTATACAACTACGCCACTTGAATGTGTCAAAGATTGGGTGAACGTTGCTCTGGAGACTGGAACACAATTCACATGTTTTCATCAGCACCTTATCTACATGATGGACAAGTCTCTAACACGGGCTGACAGAAGATACTTCAATGTATTAGGGAGCACCTCGGGCGTTTTAACATATTTAACTGAGAAATATATGATAGAATTTTCTTGTAGTTTTCATGTAAACCTTCTTCAGTAA